The stretch of DNA CGGGATCCAGCCCCACGTGGTGGAGGGTTCTCCGGCNNCCCAATTGCGGTCATAAGCGTCCTTGGACATGAACCATCCGGTCCACGTGGCCAAGTAAGTAGCGGCGGCAACCGGGACCATGCTGATGAAGGCAACAATGCCGTCCTTCCAGATGGCACCCACTACCCAGTATTTGATACCGGCGATGCGGCGAGCGTTGATGTCCCAGATGACACCTAACAGCCCAAACGCGGCCAGGAAAAACAAACCCGACCATTTGGTACCAATGCACAAGCCGAGGGTAACTCCGGCAGCTAGCCGCCACCAGCGGATGCCCAACCACGGACCGTACAGGAGCTCTTTGGCGCGAACTCTCCCATCAGCTCCGGTTCGGGAAGACAACTTCGCACCCAGGCGCCGTCGTCCATCATCCCTGTCCAGGATGAGCGCACCAAAGCTCAGCAGGGCAAAGAACATGACGAAGATATCAAGCAGCGAGGTGCGGGACTGGACAATGGCGTGCCCATCAACGGCGAAGAGCAGACCCGCAGCAGCGCCCAAAATGGTGGACTGGAACATTTNTTGGGCAATCAACGCCAGTACAANAATGGAAATCGTGCCGACCAGCGCGGCCGTGAAACGCCATCCGAAAGTACTGTTCGAGCCAANAATCCACATACCAAAGGCGATCATCCACTTGCCCACGGGTGGATGGACTACGTATTCTGCCGTGGTTTCCAAGCTGGTAAAAATACCCTGGTTAAAGAGGTCATTGGCCTTCTCCGCCCAATTACGTTCGTAACCGCTTTGTAAAAGGCTGTAAGCATCTTTGACGTAGTACGTTTCATCGAAGACCAGGGNATGGGGTTGGCCTAGCCGGATGAAGCGCAACAGGCCGCCAATGAGCGCCGTCAAGGCAGNGGCAAGCCAAAACCACAAGCGCATGCCCGGCGGTGTCCAAGAAGAAGAAAACTTATGCCCCAGCAACCTAGCAGCAAGGCTTGAGCGGGTGAAGGCCGTGGCCGGATCGCGCACCCAGCGTGGGCCAGAATCCTCTCGTGATGCGTTCACAGCATGCTTGGCATGACCGGTTGCAGTGCTGACTGTGGAGCTAGCACCCGTGCTAGCCAAGGTGTCGCCGAGGGCAGGCGCATCGGAAACGGTGGGCTCCGGGGCCGCAGGGGCGGTGTTCATGGCTGGGGTTGCACGGTGTCAATGCTACCCAAGTGGGCCGCTGAAGCTGTGGCCTACTACGCTGGTGTCATGGAAGATGACTTTGGCCTAGAACCTCAGAACGTAGAACAAGGCACAGAAATGGCCGAAGACGAACTCGATTCAACTGAAGAACCGCTTGATTCAAGTTTGGCACCCACCACCTTGCCNGGGGAGGGTTACATTATTTTGGCGGCAACCCCTATTGGAAACATGGGCGATGCCTCGGCCCGGCTCATTGCATGGCTGGGGGCAGCTGACATTGTTGCTGCAGAGGACACCCGCAGGCTGCACCGCCTAGTGACAAGCCTTAATGTCAAAGTGGGCGGACAAATTATTAGTTATCACGAACACAATGAGGCCACCAAGACCGCGGAACTGCTCGCCTTGGTCCAGACCGGCAAGGTTCTGTTGATGGTGACAGATGCTGGCATGCCGTCAGTGTCTGATCCCGGCTTCCGGCTGGTTGCCGCTGCTGTTCAGGCAGGTGTGAAGGTGACCGCGGCCCCAGGGCCTTCGGCTGTACTAACCGCACTGGCTTTGTCCGGGCTGCCCACTGACAGGTTCTGCTTCGAAGGTTTCCTGCCCCGTAAATCNGGGGAGCGGGCCAGCCGGCTCCATGAGCTTGCCGTTGAAAAGCGCACCATGGTGTTCTTTGAGGCCCCGCACCGTTTGGAAGCCATGTTGCGGGCACTACACACCGCTTTTGGTCCGGCCCGCCCAGCTGCTGTGTGCCGCGAACTGACCAAAACGTATGAAGAAGTGATCCGCAAACCGTTGTCGGGGCTCCTGGAGTGGGCTGAGACTACCCAGATCCGCGGCGAGATTGCCATTGTTGTGGGTGGTTCGCTCGATGCTGACCCCGGTACAACCGAAGACCACGTGGCCGCCGTGAAAGAACTCATGGCCCAAGGCATGCGTATGAAGGAAGCCGTTGCCGTCATCGCTCACGACGTTCACGTCAGCAAACGTGAACTGTACAGTGCTGTGCTAGCCGCACGTCAGTAGCCTTCGGCTGTGCAAGTGCACAATGGATTTCTTGTGGGCAGTGCGTGCAAGCGTAGACACTCTTGTTCCCCGGGAACTAGCGTGATCTAAAAGCACCATACGCCGCCGCACTGCCACGAGAGCCACGGCAAGGGCACCAGATATAAGGAGTCACCATGACCGTGAGCACTGCTACCGAACTCAAGGAGCGCGAAAGTACCTTACTGGCGAGCGTTCCTACCGGGCTGCTGATCAATGGCCAATGGCGCCCGGCAGCGTCGGGAGCAACGTTTGGCGTTGAGGANCCCTCTACCGGAAAAGTTCTTCTGGAGATTGCTGACGCCGGTGCCCAGGACGGCGCCGACGCCCTTGACGCTGCTGTGGCCATCCAGGGTGAATGGGCCGCCACCGCTCCGCGTGAACGTGGCGAAATCCTGCGCCGAACCTTCGATTTGGTCATGGCCCGTGCTGATGACTTTGCGCTGCTCATGACACTTGAAATGGGCAAACCGCTGGGCGAGGCCATGGGAGAGGTCAAATACGGCGCCGAATTCCTGCGCTGGTTCTCCGAGGAAGCCGTGCGCTCTTTTGGCCGTTACTCCGGCAACCCAGAAGGTACGCAGCAGATCCTTGTTCAGAAGAAGCCGGTGGGCCCGTGCTTGCTGATTACACCCTGGAATTTCCCGCTCGCCATGGCCACCCGCAAGATCGCCCCCGCCGTCGCAGCAGGGTGCACCATGGTGCTCAAGCCCGCCAACCTCACCCCGCTGACCAGCCAACTTTTCGCCCAAGTCATGCAGGAGGCCGGCCTGCCCGCAGGTGTCCTCAACGTCATCCCCACCACCTCCGCAGGCGCCGTGACAGCTCCGCTGATCCAAGACAACCGGCTGCGTAAGCTCTCCTTTACTGGTTCCA from Arthrobacter polaris encodes:
- the rsmI gene encoding 16S rRNA (cytidine(1402)-2'-O)-methyltransferase, with the protein product MAEDELDSTEEPLDSSLAPTTLPGEGYIILAATPIGNMGDASARLIAWLGAADIVAAEDTRRLHRLVTSLNVKVGGQIISYHEHNEATKTAELLALVQTGKVLLMVTDAGMPSVSDPGFRLVAAAVQAGVKVTAAPGPSAVLTALALSGLPTDRFCFEGFLPRKSGERASRLHELAVEKRTMVFFEAPHRLEAMLRALHTAFGPARPAAVCRELTKTYEEVIRKPLSGLLEWAETTQIRGEIAIVVGGSLDADPGTTEDHVAAVKELMAQGMRMKEAVAVIAHDVHVSKRELYSAVLAARQ
- a CDS encoding dolichyl-phosphate-mannose--protein mannosyltransferase codes for the protein MNTAPAAPEPTVSDAPALGDTLASTGASSTVSTATGHAKHAVNASREDSGPRWVRDPATAFTRSSLAARLLGHKFSSSWTPPGMRLWFWLAXALTALIGGLLRFIRLGQPHXLVFDETYYVKDAYSLLQSGYERNWAEKANDLFNQGIFTSLETTAEYVVHPPVGKWMIAFGMWIXGSNSTFGWRFTAALVGTISIXVLALIAQXMFQSTILGAAAGLLFAVDGHAIVQSRTSLLDIFVMFFALLSFGALILDRDDGRRRLGAKLSSRTGADGRVRAKELLYGPWLGIRWWRLAAGVTLGLCIGTKWSGLFFLAAFGLLGVIWDINARRIAGIKYWVVGAIWKDGIVAFISMVPVAAATYLATWTGWFMSKDAYDRNWXAGEPSTTWGWIPESLRSLWHYHVTAFNFHTGLGSDHPYKANAWSWFVMGRPTSFYIKXYENGDGGCAVEKCTAAITSVGNPLIWWTGSLAILFLIGVWVAKRDWRAGAILAGFAAGYLPWLFYPTRTIFFFYAIAYEPFMILAIVMVLGLVMGKVSDPPWRRQQGALNVGIYLVLAVALSAFFYPIWAGEIISQEYWRQHMWLPSWI